Proteins from a genomic interval of Acetobacterium woodii DSM 1030:
- a CDS encoding FtsX-like permease family protein — MLLKILFKNFRSSLKDYLLFFIHQSLMVVIFFVMTFFFRIAVKVSEMDHVSSLASFIYVAVVIVLIITLVSTNMNLRNYLMIRNKDYHFLAILGIRPQMLYLLLCVEFAMGSLLAILVGLLGGSFCVLGIADLLGKAGFQNDSLLVSIWNYLNSSFIFIVIIGICMASNRRYFRRSGNKANYESPIEWESYKAYDLNFLLIGCLMIIGILVSLWFYYSVLNSLISMMLLVGSACLIVFSGSRFFFKKMRKNKNLYYKNLLTFNRMMYKFNKNKKLLFTIFSLNFLIFYLMGSITASYGTLINADDQESYPYDIIAISELKMDENVINESGITAFETIPILPVYDSNDNREPHYWGISLNSYYKLTGKEEALAGNEIILISQQEGAQNSATTAMKRALTIAGSSSNYQIQKYFQEIIFGKISNKNLNNIIVFSDEEFQQKYFNANNETTLFLGEIPINFDKAAFDQRDLLAMVYKQDLLQQIKNENQMMFLIFALLGLTMMLQLGSSLYFRFFTDKNQFLADTRCLKQLGMTDKEVKKIYTKETTMLIFLPIVTSFLWSGFFFCAEMKFQNVDFVENSGLFMAFGIGYFLIELTFYKILERQLVSHVSCG, encoded by the coding sequence TATTTAAGAATTTTCGGAGTAGTTTAAAAGACTATTTGCTATTTTTCATTCATCAGAGTCTCATGGTCGTTATTTTTTTTGTGATGACATTTTTTTTTCGAATTGCCGTTAAGGTGAGCGAGATGGATCATGTTAGTTCCCTCGCTTCTTTTATTTATGTTGCCGTTGTAATTGTATTAATCATTACACTGGTATCAACCAATATGAACTTACGAAATTATCTGATGATTCGGAATAAAGATTATCATTTTTTAGCGATCTTGGGGATTCGACCGCAAATGCTCTATTTACTCTTATGTGTTGAATTTGCAATGGGAAGTCTGCTGGCGATTCTGGTTGGACTTCTGGGCGGAAGCTTTTGCGTGCTGGGAATTGCGGATTTACTTGGTAAAGCAGGTTTTCAAAATGATAGTTTACTAGTATCAATTTGGAATTACCTTAATAGCAGTTTTATTTTTATTGTGATAATCGGGATCTGTATGGCTAGTAACCGTAGATATTTTAGACGTTCGGGCAATAAAGCAAACTATGAAAGCCCAATAGAATGGGAATCATACAAGGCTTATGATTTGAACTTCTTGTTAATCGGATGTCTGATGATCATTGGGATTCTAGTTAGCTTGTGGTTTTATTACAGTGTGCTTAATAGTCTCATTTCGATGATGCTTCTGGTAGGGAGTGCTTGTTTAATTGTTTTTTCAGGCAGTCGGTTTTTTTTCAAAAAAATGAGAAAAAACAAAAATCTGTATTACAAAAATTTATTAACCTTTAATCGCATGATGTATAAATTTAACAAGAATAAAAAACTCTTGTTTACAATATTCAGTTTGAATTTTCTGATATTTTATTTAATGGGGAGTATCACCGCATCATATGGAACTTTAATCAACGCTGATGATCAAGAAAGCTATCCTTATGATATTATCGCAATATCAGAACTTAAGATGGATGAGAATGTCATTAATGAATCTGGGATAACAGCGTTTGAGACGATCCCAATCCTGCCAGTATATGACTCAAATGACAATAGAGAGCCTCATTATTGGGGAATATCACTTAATAGCTATTACAAATTAACGGGTAAAGAGGAAGCACTGGCGGGAAACGAGATTATTTTAATATCACAGCAAGAGGGTGCTCAAAATAGTGCGACAACCGCAATGAAACGGGCCTTAACGATAGCGGGGAGTAGCAGCAATTATCAGATCCAGAAGTATTTTCAAGAAATAATCTTCGGCAAAATATCAAATAAGAATTTAAACAATATCATTGTTTTTAGTGATGAAGAATTTCAACAGAAATATTTTAATGCCAATAATGAAACAACACTCTTTCTCGGGGAAATCCCGATAAATTTTGACAAAGCAGCATTTGACCAGCGTGATTTATTGGCGATGGTGTATAAACAAGATCTGTTGCAACAAATTAAAAACGAAAATCAAATGATGTTCCTCATTTTTGCTTTATTAGGTTTGACCATGATGCTTCAATTGGGCAGTTCACTTTATTTTCGCTTTTTTACCGATAAGAATCAGTTTTTAGCGGATACAAGATGTTTAAAGCAGCTTGGAATGACCGACAAAGAAGTAAAAAAAATATATACAAAAGAGACCACGATGTTGATATTTTTGCCGATTGTGACTTCATTTTTATGGAGTGGGTTTTTCTTTTGTGCTGAAATGAAATTTCAAAATGTCGATTTTGTAGAAAACAGTGGTTTGTTTATGGCTTTTGGAATTGGCTATTTTCTGATTGAATTGACATTTTATAAAATCTTAGAAAGGCAGCTTGTTTCGCATGTGAGTTGTGGTTGA
- a CDS encoding ABC transporter ATP-binding protein — protein MDILQICNLKKTYRKKISKTNVVETMAIDKIDFRIESGSFISIMGKSGCGKTTLLKLIGGLDTPTEGEILYKGQPLAELSHDQLAQYRREQIGFVFQDYNLMDSLTIKENIMLPMLLDNKKLKEIEKSVICFTQRFGIRKHLNKYPGELSGGEQQRVSICRALSNNPKLILADEPTGNLDSKSSKEVVTCLKELNQELRKTVILVTHDPYIASFADEVLLLKDGKIERRLVKYMEKDQFFKILIEHLNVY, from the coding sequence ATGGATATTTTGCAAATATGTAATCTAAAAAAAACATACCGAAAAAAAATATCAAAAACGAATGTGGTCGAAACGATGGCAATTGATAAGATCGATTTTAGGATTGAAAGTGGCTCCTTTATTAGTATTATGGGAAAATCGGGTTGCGGAAAAACAACGTTATTAAAATTGATTGGTGGTCTGGATACGCCAACCGAGGGCGAAATACTATACAAAGGCCAACCATTGGCGGAATTAAGTCATGATCAGCTGGCTCAGTATCGTCGGGAACAAATTGGATTTGTTTTTCAGGACTATAATTTGATGGATAGTCTGACCATAAAAGAAAATATAATGCTGCCGATGTTATTGGATAATAAAAAACTTAAAGAAATCGAAAAAAGTGTGATTTGTTTTACACAGCGCTTTGGCATCAGAAAACATCTGAATAAATACCCGGGGGAATTATCGGGAGGTGAACAGCAACGGGTTTCCATTTGTCGCGCTTTATCAAATAATCCAAAATTGATTTTGGCTGATGAACCGACCGGGAATCTGGACTCGAAATCATCAAAAGAGGTGGTTACGTGTTTAAAAGAACTGAATCAGGAATTGCGAAAAACGGTCATTTTAGTAACCCATGATCCCTACATTGCCAGTTTTGCGGATGAGGTGCTTTTATTAAAAGATGGTAAAATTGAAAGAAGACTTGTTAAGTACATGGAAAAAGATCAGTTTTTTAAAATTTTGATTGAACATCTTAATGTATATTAA
- a CDS encoding response regulator transcription factor, translating into MNNQIACYIADDSSLIRKIMSGICDEMGLSVLAEYENGDSMYESLTMLERTSPDVIFLDINMPGRSGKDLLDLLLDLNPEFIIIIVSSVDDTLLIKECLELGASNFIHKNTGKNAMKEIITTTLKNNGLV; encoded by the coding sequence ATGAATAATCAAATTGCATGTTACATTGCCGATGACAGCAGTCTAATTAGAAAAATCATGTCAGGTATCTGCGATGAAATGGGGCTTTCTGTATTAGCGGAATATGAAAACGGTGATTCCATGTACGAATCACTAACCATGCTCGAAAGAACTTCCCCCGATGTTATCTTTTTGGACATTAATATGCCCGGTCGTTCCGGCAAAGATTTGCTGGATTTATTGCTGGATTTAAATCCTGAGTTTATTATCATCATTGTCTCTTCAGTTGATGACACGCTCTTGATCAAAGAATGTTTGGAACTGGGCGCTTCCAATTTCATTCATAAAAATACTGGTAAAAATGCAATGAAAGAAATTATCACCACGACCCTAAAAAATAATGGACTCGTGTAA
- a CDS encoding pentapeptide repeat-containing protein, giving the protein MENNDGLEIFPYFKDCVIDKKSQEWNSFRKKNRKLAINFDHCDLSKLELTGFNLKGISFIEANFSESIFINCILDFCQLEKVQAFGASFNECSLVQSPLLQGNYVTCNFISCDLRYADFSNSRIHQSSMKHCKSDNAIYKSVSFYDTCLYGSSFSYSDFSGSSIKKVQLQQADFTAISVDGATIFWDCYYDKKTNFTGVGLDSCRIEPVLLSSFHCNIRRIWWEKWYHDKKINIVAYFKLFKQNPLLHFLDLFKGIGTYIIDLIVKFFWWITDYGSSTIRLLIVFLATTLIYATLYAFGPHLTNDLILNTSTNHLLIFIRSLYFSVIVMTGLGFGEINAFPYSYLGHIVILLESLMGYILLGAFLVRIGILFQGEFPVAPARETSDCNCNPEQNAHVTNPKDHI; this is encoded by the coding sequence ATGGAAAATAATGATGGCTTGGAAATCTTTCCCTATTTTAAAGATTGTGTGATTGACAAGAAGTCTCAGGAGTGGAATTCTTTTCGCAAAAAAAATAGAAAACTTGCCATTAATTTTGACCATTGTGATTTATCAAAATTGGAACTCACTGGATTTAATCTTAAAGGCATTTCATTTATCGAGGCAAATTTTTCTGAATCTATTTTCATAAATTGTATTCTTGATTTTTGTCAGTTAGAAAAGGTTCAAGCTTTCGGCGCATCGTTTAATGAATGTAGTCTGGTTCAGTCACCCCTTCTCCAGGGCAACTATGTAACCTGCAATTTCATTTCATGTGATCTTCGATATGCCGATTTTTCAAACAGCCGAATTCATCAAAGTTCAATGAAACACTGCAAATCAGACAACGCTATATATAAATCTGTTTCCTTTTATGATACTTGTTTATATGGTTCGTCATTTTCTTATTCAGATTTCAGTGGCAGTAGTATAAAAAAAGTACAACTTCAACAAGCTGATTTTACAGCCATTTCTGTCGATGGCGCAACAATATTTTGGGATTGCTACTATGACAAAAAAACAAATTTTACTGGTGTCGGTCTCGACAGCTGTCGAATTGAACCGGTTTTATTATCCAGTTTTCACTGTAATATTCGAAGAATCTGGTGGGAAAAATGGTATCACGATAAAAAAATCAACATTGTCGCTTATTTTAAATTATTTAAACAAAATCCACTGTTGCATTTCTTAGATTTATTCAAAGGAATCGGGACCTATATTATTGATTTAATCGTCAAATTTTTCTGGTGGATTACTGATTACGGCTCATCCACCATCCGATTATTAATCGTTTTTTTAGCAACAACTTTAATTTATGCAACTTTATATGCATTTGGTCCACATCTCACTAACGACTTAATTTTAAATACTTCAACCAATCATTTATTAATATTTATCCGTTCTTTGTACTTTTCAGTGATTGTCATGACCGGACTGGGTTTTGGCGAAATCAATGCCTTTCCCTACTCTTATTTAGGACATATTGTGATATTACTGGAATCTTTAATGGGCTACATTTTACTTGGCGCCTTTCTTGTTCGAATCGGAATTTTGTTTCAAGGGGAATTTCCTGTCGCTCCGGCCAGAGAAACATCCGACTGTAACTGTAATCCCGAACAAAACGCTCACGTAACCAATCCGAAAGATCATATATAA
- a CDS encoding exonuclease SbcCD subunit D: MRIMHTADWHLGKNIEGHSRMDEQSSFLADFVKITAEQNIDLVIIAGDIYDSYNPPARAEELFYETLKQLSDGGKRLILVIAGNHDNPQRLEAPGPLARDHGILMAGVPKTIIPTGAYGHHRVVESGEGYVEIEINGERAVILLLPYPSEKRLNEVLYDLTTDEEQNQKSYSDRIHAYFLELESHFRADTINLVTTHIFAMGSEESGSERSIQLGGTYIVDGNCFPQKAHYIALGHIHKPQVIPGTDGRGRYAGSPIHFNRREIAYQKKCIVVEIVVEAGKTVKNEVSEMPLQVYKPIEVWRCANVDEAIAKCEENAERSCWVYLEIETDHYIREDEIKKMKVYKDDILEVIPKLTVLETEASLESLTEKSFGEVFKEFYRRERGTEADDEVMELLLSLVLKEEK; encoded by the coding sequence ATGAGAATAATGCATACAGCCGATTGGCATTTAGGAAAAAATATCGAAGGTCACAGCCGGATGGATGAGCAATCATCTTTTCTGGCGGACTTTGTTAAAATAACCGCAGAACAAAACATTGATCTGGTCATCATTGCCGGAGATATTTATGATAGTTATAACCCACCGGCCAGAGCCGAAGAGTTGTTTTATGAAACGCTTAAGCAATTATCGGATGGCGGTAAAAGATTAATCTTAGTGATTGCCGGTAATCACGATAATCCCCAACGACTGGAAGCGCCGGGGCCACTGGCTAGAGATCATGGGATTTTAATGGCCGGGGTGCCGAAAACGATCATTCCAACTGGCGCTTACGGGCACCATCGAGTGGTAGAGTCGGGTGAAGGTTATGTGGAGATTGAAATAAATGGCGAACGGGCCGTGATTCTGTTGCTGCCTTATCCCAGCGAAAAAAGATTAAACGAAGTATTATATGATTTAACGACTGACGAAGAACAAAATCAAAAGTCCTATAGCGATCGGATTCATGCCTATTTTTTAGAACTGGAGTCACATTTTAGAGCCGATACCATCAATCTGGTGACCACTCATATTTTTGCAATGGGCAGTGAAGAATCTGGATCAGAGCGAAGTATTCAGCTTGGCGGCACTTATATCGTCGATGGCAATTGCTTTCCCCAAAAGGCCCATTACATCGCCCTCGGCCATATCCATAAACCCCAGGTTATTCCCGGCACCGATGGTCGCGGGCGTTATGCCGGATCACCGATTCATTTCAACCGCCGGGAAATTGCTTATCAAAAAAAATGTATCGTGGTTGAAATTGTTGTTGAAGCGGGAAAGACGGTTAAAAATGAGGTCAGCGAAATGCCGCTTCAAGTATATAAACCGATTGAAGTTTGGCGGTGTGCGAATGTTGATGAAGCGATTGCCAAATGTGAAGAAAATGCCGAGCGATCCTGTTGGGTTTATCTGGAAATTGAGACGGATCATTATATTCGCGAAGATGAAATCAAAAAAATGAAGGTTTATAAAGATGATATTTTAGAGGTTATCCCCAAACTGACGGTACTGGAAACCGAGGCCAGCCTGGAATCCCTGACCGAAAAATCTTTTGGCGAGGTATTTAAAGAATTTTATCGCCGCGAAAGAGGAACCGAAGCCGACGATGAGGTGATGGAATTACTACTGTCGCTGGTTCTTAAGGAGGAAAAATAA
- a CDS encoding SbcC/MukB-like Walker B domain-containing protein, translating into MRPIRLKIKGINSFQQEQIIDFETLTQAGMFGIFGPTGSGKSTILDGITLALYGKLSRNSSNYINVNEEKGSVVYEFIIAGAKEKKYQVSREFKRNKNDGINQGKCQLLELRPEGELVLADKTTEVTNACEEIIGLGLTDFTRTVVLPQGKFSDFLKLEGKPRRDMLERLFNLAKYGDDLMNRLKSEKLKETEKLNQVVGSMMTYDAVTPEVLAEKKDSYQKNHNQLKLNRDQYESLNIQLAEAKTLIGWLAELKTAKEEAQKLETKEAEITVKENQVALGKKALELLPFLETFETLENEIKASQASFDDSQEELEKLVAEKEDYEKSFNQTDDYKTENLFKFQSKLEKVEDAIQWKESQLILEQEIHEQNKKMDQLNHQKIGLENEKTRLLQEIDKEKKQIEGEQREEKKCRVEADYREKINRGVFLTAEIGRLKNEIESDAKRWEKNQVIITTLLEEEQELDAQKHQKESDQSASDLKLAAHKNAKPAAWDEIRQEKDKLIQMKNIFLKQQEIKESLAVVGEQLDHQLQSIESKQYSETILKEKMAAVKKELLLLENKSMGRHLREQLKAGEPCPVCGSTEHPQVNRPVDSDDEIKAEVMNKAFRQQEKELTELTAEIARLSGSFSTLVENQKNLKSELAKLGEPVRAEQSEALEKNNDELSQKLETWEIELKNQEIKNQELKNDCLKLAGELKEKTATKEAICLQNQELEELKKNKESSFNTLTAEITALRSKLKVVKVFDFNATSETIKKMDQRRGELVAKLEKLEEGLSTYLQQREKLNETINGLNRQIQECLFLIGEKARQFQEKKTAIEEKVGKDYGLKELEDLKNKFIANIKWIENAWQTAKKKLEVIRTNHGKVQEVMTTKKANLQTLKSQFTSTETALKKQLEKLGFDDLITAKKACIADDVLKRLEIEIDEFYQKRSKINAKREDLNQKIAGREMHEAEYEQLRIAHQALAERIEQQQNLDIRLKASIEDLEKRLAELAQYLAQKEKLDHRLALIADLEKLFSGKRFVEFVAVSRLKYISLEASKRLTDISNGNYGLEADDEGKFIIRDYKNGGASRDASTLSGGETFLASLSLALALSAEIQLKGRAPLEFFFLDEGFGSLHEDALDVVMNSIERLHNDKLKVGIISHVESIKNRMPVKLLITPGESGAGGSRVRIER; encoded by the coding sequence ATGAGACCGATACGACTTAAAATTAAAGGCATCAATAGCTTTCAGCAAGAACAGATCATTGATTTTGAAACCTTGACGCAGGCCGGTATGTTTGGGATTTTCGGCCCGACTGGCAGTGGTAAATCGACGATTCTGGATGGGATCACATTGGCACTTTATGGAAAGTTGTCCCGAAACAGCAGTAATTATATCAATGTTAACGAAGAAAAAGGCAGTGTGGTTTATGAGTTTATCATCGCCGGGGCAAAAGAAAAAAAATATCAGGTGAGCCGGGAGTTTAAGCGTAACAAAAATGACGGGATCAACCAGGGGAAATGTCAACTATTGGAATTACGACCTGAAGGGGAGCTGGTATTGGCCGATAAAACGACCGAAGTGACCAATGCCTGCGAGGAAATTATTGGTCTGGGTTTAACGGATTTTACCCGAACAGTGGTGTTGCCGCAGGGGAAATTCAGTGATTTTTTAAAGTTGGAAGGAAAACCGCGACGTGATATGCTGGAGCGCTTGTTTAATCTAGCTAAATATGGCGATGATTTGATGAATCGTCTGAAATCAGAAAAATTAAAAGAAACCGAAAAGCTTAATCAAGTGGTCGGCAGCATGATGACCTATGACGCGGTAACCCCGGAAGTGCTGGCTGAAAAAAAAGACAGTTATCAAAAAAATCATAACCAACTTAAACTCAATCGGGATCAATATGAAAGCTTAAATATCCAATTAGCAGAAGCAAAAACGCTGATCGGTTGGCTGGCAGAATTAAAAACTGCGAAGGAAGAAGCGCAAAAGCTGGAAACGAAAGAAGCCGAAATCACAGTTAAGGAAAATCAGGTGGCGCTTGGAAAAAAAGCTTTAGAACTATTGCCTTTTTTAGAAACCTTTGAAACCCTCGAAAACGAAATTAAAGCGAGCCAGGCCAGTTTTGATGATAGTCAAGAAGAATTAGAGAAACTTGTGGCTGAAAAAGAAGACTATGAGAAAAGCTTTAATCAAACAGACGATTACAAAACCGAGAATCTTTTTAAGTTTCAGAGCAAGCTGGAAAAGGTTGAAGACGCAATCCAATGGAAAGAATCACAGTTGATACTGGAGCAGGAGATTCATGAGCAAAATAAAAAAATGGATCAACTGAATCATCAGAAAATCGGTCTTGAAAATGAGAAAACACGTTTGCTTCAGGAAATTGACAAAGAAAAAAAACAAATTGAAGGGGAACAACGGGAGGAAAAGAAGTGTCGTGTGGAAGCGGATTATCGGGAAAAAATTAACCGTGGTGTTTTTTTAACCGCCGAAATCGGGCGTCTGAAAAATGAGATTGAAAGCGATGCAAAACGTTGGGAGAAAAACCAGGTTATTATAACGACGCTTCTTGAAGAAGAACAGGAACTTGATGCACAAAAACATCAAAAGGAAAGCGACCAGTCAGCCAGTGATTTAAAGTTGGCAGCCCATAAAAACGCTAAACCGGCAGCTTGGGATGAAATTCGTCAGGAAAAAGATAAGCTTATCCAGATGAAAAATATTTTTCTTAAGCAACAGGAAATCAAAGAAAGTTTAGCAGTTGTGGGGGAGCAGCTTGATCACCAGCTACAGTCAATTGAAAGCAAGCAATATTCGGAAACGATTTTAAAAGAAAAGATGGCAGCAGTAAAAAAAGAACTGCTTCTGTTGGAAAACAAAAGTATGGGGAGACACCTGCGAGAACAATTAAAAGCCGGAGAACCCTGCCCGGTTTGTGGCTCGACCGAGCATCCGCAGGTTAATCGTCCCGTTGACTCCGATGATGAAATCAAAGCGGAGGTTATGAATAAGGCTTTTCGGCAGCAGGAAAAGGAATTAACTGAACTGACCGCCGAAATTGCGCGGTTAAGCGGAAGTTTTAGTACATTGGTCGAGAATCAAAAGAATCTAAAAAGCGAATTAGCGAAGTTGGGCGAACCTGTTCGAGCGGAACAGTCGGAGGCACTGGAAAAGAACAATGACGAGTTAAGCCAGAAGCTGGAAACTTGGGAAATTGAACTGAAAAATCAGGAAATAAAAAATCAAGAGTTAAAAAATGATTGTTTGAAGCTGGCTGGTGAGCTCAAAGAAAAAACAGCGACAAAAGAAGCGATCTGCTTGCAGAATCAAGAGTTGGAGGAACTCAAGAAAAATAAAGAGTCGTCATTTAATACTCTAACAGCAGAAATTACCGCCCTGAGAAGCAAACTTAAGGTTGTCAAAGTTTTTGATTTTAACGCAACCAGTGAAACCATTAAAAAGATGGATCAACGCCGAGGCGAATTGGTGGCTAAGCTGGAAAAGCTGGAAGAAGGATTAAGTACATATTTGCAGCAACGGGAAAAATTGAATGAGACTATCAATGGGCTGAATCGTCAGATTCAGGAGTGCTTATTTCTGATTGGGGAAAAGGCCCGACAATTTCAAGAGAAAAAAACGGCTATCGAAGAAAAGGTGGGAAAAGATTACGGCTTAAAAGAGTTGGAGGATCTTAAAAATAAGTTTATCGCAAATATAAAATGGATTGAAAACGCCTGGCAGACGGCTAAAAAGAAGTTGGAAGTGATCCGCACGAACCATGGGAAGGTTCAAGAAGTGATGACCACTAAAAAAGCGAACCTGCAAACCCTGAAAAGCCAATTTACAAGCACCGAAACGGCGCTAAAAAAGCAACTGGAAAAACTGGGATTTGACGACCTGATAACCGCTAAAAAGGCTTGCATTGCCGATGACGTTCTTAAACGTCTGGAAATTGAAATTGATGAATTCTATCAGAAGCGGTCAAAAATAAATGCCAAACGGGAAGATTTAAACCAGAAAATTGCTGGCCGAGAGATGCATGAAGCGGAGTATGAACAGTTACGTATCGCTCATCAAGCATTAGCAGAAAGGATTGAACAGCAACAGAATTTGGACATCAGATTAAAAGCCAGCATTGAAGATCTGGAAAAACGTTTGGCCGAACTGGCTCAGTATTTAGCGCAAAAAGAAAAACTGGATCATCGCTTAGCCCTGATTGCGGATTTGGAAAAGCTGTTTTCGGGCAAACGATTTGTCGAATTTGTGGCGGTTTCCCGGCTTAAATATATTTCTCTGGAAGCCTCCAAACGACTGACCGATATCAGTAACGGGAATTATGGGCTCGAAGCCGATGATGAAGGTAAATTTATTATCCGTGATTATAAAAATGGTGGGGCTTCTCGGGACGCGTCAACCCTTTCTGGCGGCGAAACCTTTCTAGCGTCGTTATCACTGGCGTTGGCACTTTCGGCCGAAATACAATTAAAGGGACGGGCGCCGTTGGAATTTTTCTTTTTAGATGAAGGGTTTGGTTCCCTTCACGAAGATGCGCTCGATGTTGTGATGAATTCGATTGAACGACTGCATAATGACAAACTGAAAGTGGGAATTATTAGTCACGTTGAATCAATTAAAAACCGGATGCCGGTTAAACTTTTAATTACTCCGGGCGAATCCGGAGCCGGCGGCAGCCGAGTACGGATAGAACGATAG
- a CDS encoding M48 family metallopeptidase, with protein sequence MINDYQIKYTQRKTMGLYITKNAKIEVRAPIGTPEKRIERFVKDHQSWINTHLGTVIRQVEERDHFELRFGDKLLFLGCEFPLVAVEKPAFGFDGERFYAYQQLLAEELKRNQVGLYRSLAKKILAEMVAELATHMGLKPRAVKINGAKKRWGSCSSAGNLNFSWYLVMAEESTIRYVVVHELAHLVEMNHSPSFWRIVEQVLPNYKTEQVKLKGLQEKLSVQNWE encoded by the coding sequence ATGATAAACGATTATCAGATAAAATATACGCAACGCAAAACAATGGGATTGTATATTACTAAAAATGCAAAAATAGAGGTGCGGGCACCAATCGGCACGCCTGAAAAAAGGATTGAGCGCTTTGTTAAGGATCATCAGAGCTGGATTAACACTCATCTTGGAACGGTTATACGCCAGGTAGAAGAACGCGATCATTTTGAATTAAGATTTGGCGATAAGCTTCTATTTTTAGGTTGTGAATTTCCGTTAGTTGCGGTTGAAAAACCGGCCTTTGGCTTTGATGGGGAACGTTTTTACGCCTATCAACAGCTCTTGGCCGAGGAACTAAAGCGCAATCAGGTGGGACTCTACCGAAGTCTGGCAAAAAAAATATTAGCCGAGATGGTCGCTGAGTTGGCAACACACATGGGTTTAAAACCTCGCGCGGTCAAAATCAATGGCGCTAAAAAGCGTTGGGGTTCGTGTTCAAGTGCCGGAAATCTCAATTTTTCCTGGTATTTGGTGATGGCGGAAGAAAGTACCATTCGTTATGTGGTGGTGCACGAACTGGCTCATTTGGTTGAAATGAACCATTCTCCGAGTTTCTGGCGAATTGTCGAACAGGTATTACCTAATTACAAAACGGAGCAGGTCAAGTTAAAAGGACTTCAGGAAAAATTAAGTGTCCAGAATTGGGAATAG
- a CDS encoding GntR family transcriptional regulator, translated as MNIIISNSSDKPIYEQITKQIKKMIISGELSPGESLPSMRFLAKELRISVITTKRAYSDLERDGFIETVTGKGSFVAKQNLSFIREEQLRLTEEFLQKAVDVAKSSNISWEELEDMLKILYKGE; from the coding sequence TTGAATATTATTATCAGCAATTCAAGTGATAAACCCATTTATGAACAAATTACCAAACAGATTAAGAAAATGATCATCAGTGGTGAGTTAAGTCCCGGCGAATCATTACCGAGTATGCGCTTTTTGGCCAAAGAGCTACGTATTAGTGTGATCACCACCAAACGGGCTTATTCGGATCTGGAACGTGATGGATTTATTGAAACGGTTACCGGCAAGGGCAGTTTTGTGGCTAAACAAAATCTATCGTTTATTCGGGAAGAGCAATTAAGACTGACCGAAGAGTTTTTGCAGAAAGCGGTCGATGTAGCTAAAAGCAGTAATATTTCATGGGAAGAACTCGAAGACATGCTGAAAATTTTGTACAAAGGAGAATAA